In one window of Spartinivicinus marinus DNA:
- a CDS encoding ABC transporter substrate-binding protein, which translates to MKSKLLSILMLSTTMTFANAADKDLLIIESYHAEYPWDISYVNGINKAFEGSGYKVHRFQMDTKRVPKSEYQKKADEAWKFYQGIQPKLVFLGDDNALKFLADKLGTTETPVVYLGINSNPRRMKLSKNITGVLERPLFKKSVVEIKKIMPQAKKILVLFDSGNTSKHAVEEAFKGKTSLKISGAQLELKQIGKKTLWESTVHAAKNEGFDAIIIGLYHTLIDDKDNSVNAETLISWTSQNTPIPLFAFWSFAVGPDKAIGGLVLEGYSQGEKAAEIAKRILNGDSPANIRPAIGEKGKFLFSKKLLEKWGLMLPNDIASKAEYID; encoded by the coding sequence ATGAAATCAAAATTACTATCTATATTAATGCTTTCGACAACTATGACTTTTGCTAACGCAGCGGATAAAGATCTACTTATTATTGAAAGCTACCATGCAGAGTACCCATGGGATATAAGTTATGTTAATGGTATTAACAAAGCATTTGAAGGCAGTGGCTATAAAGTACACCGTTTTCAAATGGATACTAAACGAGTTCCAAAATCTGAATATCAAAAAAAAGCGGATGAGGCTTGGAAATTCTATCAAGGTATTCAACCAAAACTCGTTTTCCTTGGGGATGATAACGCTTTGAAATTTTTAGCAGATAAATTAGGAACAACTGAAACCCCTGTAGTCTATCTAGGAATTAACTCTAACCCTCGTAGAATGAAACTCAGTAAAAATATAACAGGAGTATTAGAAAGACCCTTATTTAAAAAATCAGTTGTAGAAATTAAAAAGATAATGCCCCAAGCCAAAAAAATATTAGTTTTATTTGACAGTGGTAATACATCAAAACATGCAGTAGAAGAAGCATTTAAAGGAAAAACCTCGTTAAAAATATCTGGGGCTCAACTAGAATTAAAACAAATTGGTAAAAAGACTTTATGGGAATCTACCGTTCATGCAGCAAAAAATGAAGGCTTTGATGCAATCATTATTGGTTTATACCATACGTTGATTGATGATAAAGATAACAGTGTTAATGCAGAGACTTTGATCAGTTGGACATCCCAAAATACGCCTATTCCCTTATTTGCATTTTGGAGCTTTGCTGTCGGTCCTGATAAAGCTATCGGCGGCCTAGTACTAGAAGGCTATAGCCAAGGCGAAAAAGCAGCGGAGATAGCTAAACGTATTTTAAATGGTGATAGTCCGGCAAATATTCGCCCAGCTATTGGTGAAAAAGGTAAGTTTTTGTTTAGTAAAAAGCTTCTTGAAAAATGGGGTCTGATGCTTCCTAATGATATAGCTTCTAAGGCTGAGTATATTGATTGA
- a CDS encoding substrate-binding periplasmic protein — protein sequence MHTLIYSIIAILLVISNYAKADDTVNKEVSMAGSPWEPFYGEKLIDHGLVSKIVVEAYKRSGYKVKFYFLTWARCLLEVEFGRIDATPIAYYTEERAKKYFYSDPFMDSPIVFFKHIDSNISWRSLRDLQPYRIGTGIGIVYSPDFDKADFLNKIAIPDDTINFQKIVLKRIDIALIDKYVGIYQINKKYPHLKDKLEYITPPLYVHKLYVMFSRKVPNIKKKIKAFNDGYQAILADGTYQSILKEYTSIQLNNHTHQEKQTK from the coding sequence ATGCATACTTTAATCTACTCTATCATTGCTATTTTACTAGTTATTAGCAACTATGCAAAAGCAGATGATACAGTCAATAAAGAAGTGTCCATGGCTGGTAGCCCATGGGAACCATTTTATGGTGAAAAATTAATTGATCATGGTCTGGTCTCAAAAATAGTTGTAGAAGCATATAAGCGTTCTGGCTATAAAGTTAAATTTTACTTTCTAACTTGGGCTCGTTGCTTACTTGAAGTTGAATTTGGCAGAATAGATGCTACGCCTATAGCTTATTATACAGAAGAACGAGCAAAAAAATATTTTTATTCTGATCCATTCATGGATAGCCCCATTGTCTTTTTTAAACATATTGATAGCAATATTAGCTGGCGTTCTTTACGTGATTTGCAACCCTATCGAATTGGCACTGGTATAGGAATTGTCTATTCTCCGGACTTTGACAAAGCAGACTTTCTTAATAAAATTGCCATCCCTGACGATACAATTAATTTTCAAAAAATTGTTTTAAAAAGAATTGATATTGCACTTATAGACAAATATGTTGGCATTTATCAAATCAACAAAAAATACCCACATTTAAAAGACAAACTTGAATATATTACTCCACCATTATATGTCCATAAACTCTATGTTATGTTCAGCCGAAAAGTTCCTAACATTAAGAAAAAAATAAAAGCATTTAATGATGGTTATCAAGCAATTTTAGCAGATGGTACCTACCAGTCTATTTTAAAGGAATACACAAGTATTCAGCTTAATAATCACACACACCAAGAAAAGCAAACCAAATAA
- a CDS encoding ABC transporter substrate-binding protein yields MYRVISTLLIVQVVFCIKSFADKRDLLIIESYHSGYKWSKDYVETISNNLSEFTVQHFQMDTKRLSPIMYPSRADKAWKVIQAIDPLLIFLGDDNALEYLSHRLSKTKYPVVYLGINSNPRNTGIYKYKNITGVLERPLLKRSLLNAKNIYPRLTKALILFDDSTTSHHTIKDFFQNKPVQKIGNIDTHLLISNNIELWKKTVSAAKQNGYQAIWSGLYFTLHDKDGLHIKSSEVINWLSTNTPLPLFAFWDFSVGKDKAIGGLVMTGKSQGLAAAKIAKKILNGTKPENILPQISPKGEFIYSKSQLAKWNITLPDSIRQNTTFIE; encoded by the coding sequence ATGTATCGAGTAATATCAACTCTACTAATAGTGCAAGTAGTATTTTGTATTAAGTCTTTCGCAGATAAACGAGATTTATTGATAATAGAGAGTTATCATTCAGGCTATAAATGGAGTAAAGACTATGTGGAGACGATATCAAATAATCTAAGTGAATTTACTGTCCAACACTTTCAAATGGATACCAAAAGACTTTCTCCAATTATGTATCCTTCAAGGGCTGATAAAGCCTGGAAAGTGATACAAGCAATAGACCCCCTGTTAATATTCCTTGGCGATGACAATGCTCTTGAATATCTTTCTCATAGATTAAGTAAAACTAAATACCCAGTTGTATACTTGGGCATCAATTCCAACCCAAGAAATACTGGCATTTATAAATATAAAAATATTACAGGCGTACTTGAACGCCCGCTACTTAAACGTTCACTTCTCAATGCCAAAAATATATATCCGAGATTAACAAAAGCACTAATACTCTTTGATGATAGCACTACATCACACCATACGATAAAAGATTTTTTTCAAAATAAGCCTGTACAAAAAATTGGTAATATTGATACTCATCTTTTAATTTCTAACAATATAGAATTATGGAAAAAAACTGTATCAGCAGCCAAGCAAAATGGCTACCAAGCAATATGGTCAGGGCTTTATTTTACCCTTCACGATAAAGATGGTCTACATATCAAAAGCTCAGAAGTTATCAATTGGCTATCGACTAATACACCACTACCTTTATTTGCTTTTTGGGATTTTTCAGTCGGAAAAGATAAAGCCATTGGTGGTTTAGTTATGACAGGAAAATCTCAAGGTCTTGCAGCCGCCAAGATAGCAAAGAAAATTTTAAACGGGACCAAGCCAGAAAACATACTACCTCAAATATCTCCAAAGGGAGAATTTATTTATAGTAAAAGCCAGTTAGCTAAGTGGAATATAACATTACCAGATAGCATCAGGCAAAATACCACCTTTATTGAGTAG
- a CDS encoding substrate-binding periplasmic protein: MADEAYPPYSYKQDGKMTGIYTDVLSVIFAKMTDFNIKIEGIPWKRGLKSMEAGDGFALYPPYKREDRPYMDYTAPILAEESAAYCDEKILSKARPKWPEDYYNLRIGNNSGFAVGGAVFDRAVQDGLIKLSEAKGNAKNLLKLINGRIDCYINDALSIEWELNQLKQKGKYKGSGIVRGATISGEFGYLGFTKKADKYTYLEKFKEQYHKYLDEMKTNGEIDKIIKKYTQ; the protein is encoded by the coding sequence ATGGCTGATGAGGCTTACCCTCCTTACTCATATAAGCAAGATGGTAAAATGACGGGTATTTATACTGATGTATTATCTGTCATTTTTGCTAAGATGACTGATTTTAATATAAAAATAGAAGGGATTCCATGGAAGCGTGGCTTGAAATCAATGGAGGCTGGAGATGGTTTTGCACTTTATCCTCCTTATAAGCGTGAAGACAGACCTTATATGGACTACACTGCTCCAATTTTAGCAGAAGAGTCTGCTGCTTATTGTGATGAGAAAATTCTATCGAAAGCACGCCCTAAATGGCCTGAAGACTATTATAATTTGAGAATTGGCAATAATTCGGGTTTTGCTGTGGGGGGAGCTGTATTTGATCGGGCTGTTCAAGATGGATTAATTAAACTTAGTGAAGCTAAAGGAAATGCAAAGAATTTACTCAAGCTAATTAATGGTAGAATTGATTGTTATATAAATGATGCTTTATCTATTGAGTGGGAGTTAAATCAGCTTAAGCAAAAAGGTAAATATAAAGGATCAGGTATTGTTAGAGGCGCTACTATAAGTGGTGAATTTGGTTATTTGGGTTTTACCAAAAAGGCTGATAAATATACTTATTTAGAGAAATTTAAAGAGCAGTATCATAAATATCTAGATGAAATGAAAACGAATGGTGAAATTGATAAGATAATTAAAAAATATACACAATAA